From Methylomonas sp. EFPC3, a single genomic window includes:
- a CDS encoding exodeoxyribonuclease III, giving the protein MLRIISANLNGIRSAANKGFYDWLADQNADFVCLQELKAQAQNLTAEMLRPAGLYGYFHYAEKKGYSGVGIYSKVPADTVIEGLGHLDIDSEGRYLEIRVGNLSIVSLYLPSGSSSAERQAVKFSVMERFLPHLADLIGSGREVVVCGDWNIAHRPADLKNWRGNQKNSGFLPEERNWMTQVLAELGWVDTYRYLHPDATDECYTWWSNRGQAWAKNVGWRIDYQIATPGIGNKAAAAQIYKQQRFSDHAPLTIDYRL; this is encoded by the coding sequence ATGCTTCGCATTATTTCCGCCAACTTGAACGGCATTCGCTCCGCAGCCAACAAAGGTTTCTACGACTGGCTGGCAGACCAAAACGCCGATTTCGTCTGCTTGCAAGAACTCAAGGCCCAAGCCCAAAACCTGACCGCCGAGATGTTAAGGCCCGCAGGGCTATACGGTTACTTTCATTACGCCGAGAAAAAGGGTTACAGCGGTGTCGGCATCTATAGCAAGGTGCCGGCCGATACGGTCATCGAGGGCCTGGGCCACCTTGATATCGACAGCGAAGGCCGTTATCTGGAAATTCGAGTCGGCAATCTATCGATTGTCTCGCTGTACCTGCCGTCCGGCTCCAGCAGCGCAGAGCGCCAGGCTGTCAAGTTCAGTGTCATGGAGCGATTTCTTCCGCATTTAGCCGACTTGATCGGCAGCGGCCGCGAAGTCGTCGTGTGCGGCGACTGGAACATCGCCCACCGCCCGGCCGATTTAAAAAACTGGCGCGGCAATCAGAAAAATTCCGGATTTTTACCGGAAGAAAGAAACTGGATGACACAGGTGTTGGCAGAACTCGGTTGGGTAGATACCTACCGTTATTTACATCCCGACGCCACAGACGAATGTTACACGTGGTGGAGCAATCGTGGCCAAGCTTGGGCCAAGAATGTCGGATGGCGCATCGATTACCAGATCGCCACGCCAGGAATCGGTAACAAGGCAGCCGCAGCGCAGATATACAAACAACAGCGGTTCAGCGACCACGCACCGCTGACCATTGACTATCGACTCTGA
- the glnA gene encoding glutamate--ammonia ligase, whose translation MSVDNVLKMIQENDIKFVDFRFCDTRGKEQHVTFPAHTIDEDTFEEGNMFDGSSIAGWKHINESDMILMPDPSTAKIDPFFDDKTLILRCDIIEPKDMQGYARDPRSIAKRAEAYMQSTGIADTALFGPENEFFIFDDVRWSAGMGGCSYQIDSEEAGWNSEKVYENGNIGHRPGVKGGYFPVPPVDSFQDMRSAMCLVLEEMGQTIEVHHHEVATAGQCEIGSKFNTLVKKADEVLELKYVIANIAHAYGKTATFMPKPLVGDNGSGMHVHQSLAKGGVNLFTGNLYGGLSETALYYIGGIIKHAKALNAITNASTNSYKRLVPGFEAPVMLAYSARNRSASIRIPYVTNPKGRRIEVRFPDSTANPYLAFSAMLMAGLDGIQNKIHPGEAMDKDLYDLPPEEEKAIPQVAFSFDEALDALDKDREFLTRGGVFTDDVIDGYIELKKQDVTRLRMSTHPVELDMYYSL comes from the coding sequence ATGTCAGTAGATAACGTACTAAAAATGATTCAGGAAAACGACATTAAATTCGTCGATTTCCGCTTCTGCGATACCCGCGGCAAGGAACAACACGTCACCTTCCCTGCGCACACCATCGACGAAGACACCTTTGAAGAAGGCAACATGTTCGATGGCTCTTCCATCGCCGGTTGGAAACACATTAACGAATCCGACATGATTCTGATGCCGGATCCCAGCACCGCCAAAATCGATCCGTTCTTCGACGACAAAACGCTGATCTTGCGTTGCGATATCATCGAACCGAAAGACATGCAAGGTTATGCCCGCGACCCGCGTTCCATCGCCAAACGCGCAGAAGCTTACATGCAATCTACCGGCATCGCCGACACCGCATTGTTCGGCCCTGAAAACGAATTCTTCATTTTCGACGACGTACGCTGGAGCGCCGGCATGGGCGGCTGCTCTTACCAAATCGACTCCGAAGAAGCCGGCTGGAACTCGGAAAAAGTTTACGAAAACGGCAACATCGGCCACCGTCCTGGCGTAAAAGGCGGTTATTTCCCGGTTCCGCCAGTCGATTCATTCCAAGACATGCGTTCCGCCATGTGCTTGGTGCTGGAAGAAATGGGTCAAACCATCGAAGTGCACCACCACGAAGTGGCCACTGCCGGTCAATGCGAAATCGGTTCCAAATTCAACACCCTGGTTAAAAAAGCCGACGAAGTGTTGGAATTGAAATACGTCATCGCCAACATCGCTCACGCTTACGGCAAAACCGCTACTTTCATGCCGAAACCACTGGTCGGCGACAACGGCAGCGGCATGCACGTCCACCAATCTCTGGCCAAAGGCGGCGTCAACCTGTTCACCGGCAACCTGTATGGCGGCCTGTCAGAAACCGCTCTGTACTACATCGGCGGTATCATCAAACACGCTAAAGCCCTGAACGCGATCACCAACGCTTCAACCAACAGCTACAAACGCTTGGTACCAGGCTTCGAAGCACCTGTGATGCTGGCTTACTCAGCACGTAACCGCTCTGCGTCCATCCGGATTCCTTACGTCACCAACCCAAAAGGTCGCCGTATCGAAGTCCGCTTCCCTGACTCCACCGCTAACCCATACTTGGCGTTCTCCGCCATGCTGATGGCCGGTCTTGACGGTATCCAAAACAAAATTCACCCAGGTGAAGCGATGGATAAAGACTTGTACGACTTGCCGCCAGAAGAAGAAAAAGCCATCCCGCAAGTGGCCTTCTCTTTCGACGAAGCGCTGGATGCTCTGGACAAAGACCGCGAGTTCCTGACCCGCGGCGGCGTATTCACCGACGACGTGATCGACGGCTACATCGAACTGAAAAAACAAGATGTAACTCGCCTGCGCATGAGCACTCACCCGGTTGAGCTGGATATGTACTACAGCCTGTAA